The Armatimonadota bacterium genomic sequence CGATCCAGACCACCATCTTTACGCAACAGATCCTGCCTGGCCCGCAGGGCGGCCAGCCGATCGTCACCACAGTGCCGATCCCGCTGACCGCGCAGACCAGTCTGTCCGTTACGCCTCGAATCAACAACGACGGTACGATCACGCTGGTGCTGACGCCGGTGGTAGCCGACTTCGGTCAGTTCCGACGAGGCCCCATTGGCGAAATTCCCGACGTCATTCAGCAGCAGGTCGTAACCGTCCGACGCCTTCGCAATGGCGAGACGATGGTCATCGGCGGTCTCGTGCGAAAGTCAGAACGAGGCAGCCAGTCCAAAGTCCCGATCCTCGGCGACCTTCCTCTCATCGGCCAATTCTTCCGAAGCCGAAACGACAACATCGAAGAGAACGAACTTCTCATCTTTGTAACGGCGACGGTCGTTCCCGACGAGCCTGGCGCCAGCGGGGTGGTATCGCCCTAAGCTTGAACGCATCAACATCGCTACGCATGGGCGGCGAGCAACGCATCTTGCTCGCCGCCCTCTTTCTATGAGCGCTCTCTTCTTAACCGGGATGATGGGCAGCGGCAAGACCACCATCGGCCGCGCCCTGGCTAAGAAACTCGATCTGCGCTTCATCGACCTGGATGAGGAGATCGAGAGACATACCGGCAAGACTATTGCCGAACTGTTCGAACTTCATGGCGAAGCCGGATTCAGAAAGATTGAATCCGAACGACTGCGCAATCTTCCGACCGAGGGCGCTGTTGTAGCAACCGGAGGCGGCGCCGTAACATCCTCAGCTAACGTCGCCATCATGATGAAAAATGGATGCATCGTCTGCCTCAACGCTCCGATAAGTGTCTTGGAGCAACGCATAGCACAGTCCGCGGTCCGCCCGCTTTACAAAGACAAGAGTTCGTTGGGACGCCTGCTTGCAGCGCGAAGTAGCGACTACGCCCTTTGCGACATAAGCATCGATACCGATCGCTCCGTCTCTAAGACCGTGGGCGTCCTTGCGGACAGTCTGGCGCCTACATCAAAAAGACCTCTCATGGCGGGAGACAACGTCTACATTGCCCCCGACCTGATTCACGAAAACATCCCCGCGCGACTGCTGCCAAAAGCATCGAAGTTCGCTATCGTTACGCATCCTCGCCTCCACAAGCATGCCGACGGCATTGCAAGAAGAATCGGCAAATCGTCCATCATGGAAGTTCCTTCCAGTGAGAAATCGAAGTCTCTGAAGAGGCTAGAAATGCTCTTAGAGGACTTCGCCTCGTTTGGCCTCAAACGAGACGACGCAGCGATTGCGCTGGGTGGAGGCGTCATCGGAGACCTGACAGGTTTTGCGGCGGCGGTCTACATGCGCGGCATCGACTATATTCAGATGCCTACAACGCTTCTGGCGCAGGTCGATGCGGCCATTGGAGGCAAAACGGGC encodes the following:
- the aroB gene encoding 3-dehydroquinate synthase, which produces MSALFLTGMMGSGKTTIGRALAKKLDLRFIDLDEEIERHTGKTIAELFELHGEAGFRKIESERLRNLPTEGAVVATGGGAVTSSANVAIMMKNGCIVCLNAPISVLEQRIAQSAVRPLYKDKSSLGRLLAARSSDYALCDISIDTDRSVSKTVGVLADSLAPTSKRPLMAGDNVYIAPDLIHENIPARLLPKASKFAIVTHPRLHKHADGIARRIGKSSIMEVPSSEKSKSLKRLEMLLEDFASFGLKRDDAAIALGGGVIGDLTGFAAAVYMRGIDYIQMPTTLLAQVDAAIGGKTGINLKLGKNLAGAFHMPTAVVCDTSLLETLPRRQLVNGSAEIVKYGAILDPAIFLRCQQRSIWKPYPVHWFDLRSNIVHRCAQLKLSVVNEDPLERQGRRVILNFGHTIGHGLEQAMGFRGILHGEAVALGMMAESYIAWRMDIADESLLDRLSVALRRQGLPVRANLPPTDEIMSALQRDKKNTADRVRMAIVQEAGKSVVLQDAPKDLIREAIEWIREEA